Proteins from one Natrinema salinisoli genomic window:
- a CDS encoding peroxiredoxin family protein, which translates to MGLEGDQAPDFTLPSTAGGDVSLSDRLEEGPAIVIINRGHWCSFCAEQLQTFSEVSYDLWFNENVDVLPVVTDPLSRVTEMRDRYDLEIQLQADPDGEVADQYSGTEETSHGLTGISGVYVIDENGTIRFEQVADHPADRTYGNWVRYFIRNDYEDPFGE; encoded by the coding sequence ATGGGATTAGAAGGCGACCAAGCGCCAGACTTCACGCTTCCGAGCACCGCTGGCGGGGACGTATCGCTCTCGGACCGACTCGAGGAGGGACCGGCCATCGTCATCATCAACCGCGGCCACTGGTGTAGCTTCTGTGCGGAACAGCTCCAGACGTTCAGCGAGGTCTCCTACGACCTCTGGTTCAACGAAAACGTCGACGTCCTACCCGTAGTGACCGATCCTCTGTCGCGGGTCACGGAGATGCGCGACCGCTACGACCTCGAGATTCAGCTCCAGGCGGATCCGGACGGCGAGGTCGCCGACCAGTACAGCGGCACCGAGGAGACCAGTCACGGCCTCACCGGCATCTCGGGCGTGTACGTCATCGACGAAAACGGCACGATCCGCTTCGAGCAGGTCGCGGACCACCCCGCCGACCGTACCTACGGCAACTGGGTCCGGTACTTCATCCGCAACGACTACGAGGACCCGTTCGGCGAGTAG
- a CDS encoding class I SAM-dependent methyltransferase codes for MEDPTEGSDRSARHVWSAGRYPAMAPNMLPAIARLVNVAGIDPGNRVLDVGCGTGNAALTARRAGAAVVGLDLAHDMLELARENATLAGYDDIGWLIGDAETLPAPDDAFDVVLSNFGHVFAPDSTRAGAELRRVTTSGGRVCFTAWSPNGVVGDLTTVLTDHVTESPSDPWSHLQWGDPDFVRDQFAGVADLSFQRRLLEFRYATPQHFWREFAEESGPLSPVLRRMDDDEARAGLRRDAVAALEDWFGDNAIRVEYLQVRAVIE; via the coding sequence ATGGAGGATCCGACCGAGGGAAGCGATCGATCCGCGAGACACGTCTGGTCGGCCGGGCGGTATCCCGCGATGGCCCCGAACATGCTGCCCGCCATCGCGCGGCTGGTCAACGTCGCCGGCATCGATCCGGGCAATCGCGTCCTCGACGTCGGCTGCGGGACGGGCAACGCCGCGCTGACCGCTCGACGTGCGGGTGCGGCGGTCGTCGGCCTCGACCTGGCCCACGACATGCTCGAGCTCGCTCGGGAAAACGCGACGCTCGCCGGGTACGACGACATCGGCTGGCTCATCGGCGACGCCGAAACCCTCCCGGCTCCCGACGACGCGTTCGACGTCGTGCTCTCGAACTTCGGCCACGTGTTCGCCCCCGATTCGACCCGTGCCGGGGCGGAACTCCGCCGCGTGACGACGTCGGGCGGACGGGTCTGTTTCACCGCGTGGTCGCCCAACGGCGTCGTCGGCGACCTCACGACGGTCCTGACCGACCACGTGACGGAATCGCCGAGCGATCCCTGGTCGCACCTGCAGTGGGGCGACCCCGACTTCGTTCGGGACCAGTTCGCCGGCGTCGCCGACCTGTCCTTCCAGCGCCGCCTCCTCGAGTTCCGATACGCCACGCCGCAGCACTTCTGGCGGGAGTTCGCCGAAGAGTCGGGACCGCTTTCGCCCGTCCTCCGGCGGATGGACGACGACGAGGCGCGGGCCGGGCTGCGCCGAGACGCGGTGGCCGCGCTCGAGGACTGGTTCGGCGACAACGCGATCCGCGTCGAATATCTGCAGGTGCGGGCCGTGATCGAGTGA
- a CDS encoding haloacid dehalogenase type II, which yields MPFDPDRVTTVTFDSYSTIVDVDAAAQALADRVDDPEPVSTLWRLRSLEYTLVANHIDSYQPFYEMNRDALQYALDAFDVDITADERDEILAVYHELEVFDDVRDGIERLREGGYDCYVVSNGDPDMLSSMIAHADVGDLLADSISADEVETFKPAAELYRHAAARTGTPIDEIVHATAGWYDVMGAKHAGMQGAWVDRKGRPWESIAGQPDLTVESIHELADALGV from the coding sequence ATGCCATTCGACCCCGACCGCGTCACGACGGTCACGTTCGACTCCTACAGCACCATCGTCGACGTCGATGCGGCCGCGCAGGCCCTCGCGGATCGCGTCGACGACCCCGAGCCGGTGTCGACGCTGTGGCGGCTCCGATCGCTCGAGTACACGCTCGTCGCGAATCACATCGACTCCTACCAGCCGTTCTACGAGATGAATCGGGACGCGCTCCAGTACGCGCTGGACGCCTTCGACGTCGACATCACCGCGGACGAGCGCGACGAAATTCTGGCGGTCTACCACGAACTCGAGGTCTTCGACGACGTCCGGGACGGGATCGAACGGCTCCGCGAGGGCGGCTACGACTGTTACGTCGTCTCGAACGGGGATCCCGACATGCTCTCCTCGATGATCGCCCACGCCGACGTCGGCGACCTCCTCGCGGATTCGATCAGCGCCGACGAGGTGGAGACGTTCAAACCCGCCGCCGAGCTGTACCGCCACGCGGCCGCCAGAACCGGAACGCCGATCGACGAAATCGTCCACGCCACCGCCGGCTGGTACGACGTCATGGGTGCCAAACACGCCGGCATGCAGGGCGCGTGGGTCGACCGGAAGGGGCGGCCGTGGGAGTCGATCGCCGGTCAGCCGGACCTGACCGTCGAGTCGATTCACGAGCTCGCGGACGCACTCGGCGTCTAG
- a CDS encoding AI-2E family transporter — translation MGVFDNWDGKRVAWVVLGLVLAVLIGLALFRYIGPFLFAIFLYYATRPLYRQLDRVVDHPNVTATATILFVILPMLAVVAYAVVVALRELDQFLAASDLEAYRSLFQPYLRLVREGNIDRLRDAITSGSGGSITSVLRQRLSGVVGRLQGILAIIFSILAKFFLMITFLFYLLRDDWKLRQWFYESIDHEADIVSYTQAVDDDLETIFLSNLAVIVVAAGAAAVIYYGLNALSSGGPVVWTPALLSLLIGIGTLIPAVGMKIVYVPYGLLLLGAALTTPKPLWHPIAFFALTLVVVDTIPDFFARSFLSARSGVHMGLVLLGYFLGTLAFGWWGLFLGPIVVVLAVHFGETVLPGLATDFLRE, via the coding sequence ATGGGCGTTTTCGACAATTGGGACGGAAAGCGCGTCGCCTGGGTCGTGCTCGGACTTGTCCTCGCGGTCCTGATCGGGCTCGCCCTCTTCCGGTACATCGGTCCGTTCCTCTTCGCGATATTCCTGTACTATGCGACGCGCCCGCTCTACCGCCAGCTCGATCGGGTCGTCGACCACCCGAACGTGACGGCGACGGCCACGATCCTGTTCGTCATCCTCCCGATGCTCGCCGTCGTCGCCTACGCGGTCGTCGTCGCGCTCAGGGAGCTCGATCAGTTCCTCGCCGCGAGCGATCTCGAGGCGTATCGATCGCTCTTCCAGCCGTATCTGCGATTGGTCAGGGAGGGGAACATCGATAGGCTACGGGACGCGATCACGTCCGGGTCCGGCGGCTCGATCACGAGCGTGCTCCGTCAGCGGTTGTCGGGCGTCGTCGGGCGGCTCCAGGGGATCCTCGCGATTATCTTCTCGATTCTGGCCAAATTCTTTCTCATGATCACGTTCCTCTTCTACCTCCTGCGCGACGATTGGAAGTTGCGCCAGTGGTTCTACGAGAGCATCGATCACGAGGCCGATATCGTCTCGTACACCCAGGCGGTCGACGACGATCTCGAGACGATCTTCCTCAGCAATCTGGCAGTGATCGTGGTCGCAGCCGGCGCCGCCGCCGTCATCTACTACGGCCTCAACGCCCTCTCTTCGGGCGGCCCCGTCGTCTGGACGCCGGCGTTACTCTCCCTGCTCATCGGGATCGGGACGTTGATCCCCGCGGTCGGAATGAAAATCGTCTACGTTCCCTACGGGTTGCTCCTCCTCGGAGCCGCGCTGACGACTCCGAAACCCCTCTGGCACCCGATCGCCTTCTTCGCCCTCACGCTCGTCGTCGTCGACACCATCCCCGACTTCTTCGCCCGGTCGTTCCTCTCCGCGCGCAGCGGCGTTCACATGGGACTCGTCCTGCTCGGCTATTTCCTCGGCACGCTCGCCTTCGGCTGGTGGGGACTGTTCCTCGGCCCGATCGTCGTCGTCCTCGCCGTCCACTTCGGGGAGACGGTCCTCCCCGGTCTCGCGACCGATTTCCTCCGGGAGTGA